The following DNA comes from Hordeum vulgare subsp. vulgare chromosome 3H, MorexV3_pseudomolecules_assembly, whole genome shotgun sequence.
CTTTCGGCAGGATATTTGGATCACTTGCGTCTTGCGTGCGTGAATCGACCAGTGGCTGGCGGTGTTGTCATCGCTGACTTTCCTCGACTCTCCTGTCCAATCCTTTTGCCCTCCTCTCTACATAGCCCCCTCTCCATCCCCGACCTGCCCTTCCATCGCCCAGGCTGACCTAAAGCCGTCCACCCCGTCGTCTCCATGCTCTAGGACAACGAGCACGCGGGAGCCTacatctccaccaccaccgccggccGCATCTCAGGTGACCACCGATCCCCTCCCCCCTGCCAGATCGCTCGAGCCCTCCTCGCTTCGCTCCCCAGATTCGGTTCGCTTTGGGGATATTCGTAGGCTAGAGCTCCCGATTCGACCTAGATATACGCTTGTTCTCTTGTCAAAATCGTGTGCGCGGGACGGCGGGGGCACGAGCAGCTGTCTCGGAGGAGGGAGGATTTGAGCCGCGAGCGAATTCCGTGTCCGTAGATTTGATGTCCGGTGTTCGCGAGAATTTAGGTTTGCGCCGGTATGTGTCGGTTGCTGGGTTTTGTGGCGGTGTGCTCACATGGCGGTGTGGTTTTCGCAGATAACTTTGAGGATGTCGACTCCTTCAAGGAAGAGGCTGATGAGGGACTTCAAGCGGCTGATGCAGGACCCTCCTGCGGGCATAAGCGGGGCGCCGCAGGACAACAACATAATGCTGTGGAATGCTGTGATTTTTGGGTATGAATGATGCTAGGATTACATGGTTGCGCCGTTCCTTTCTTTTCCTCTTCAATGTCTTTGGGTTGTGGTGTGCTCATGCATTTGCTCGTGTTGATTTGCAGCCCTGATGATAGCCCGTGGGACGGAGGTTAGTTGATATAAGTGTAGTTGCAATAGCTTTTTCAATGATGTCCTAGAATCCTAGAATTTCCTTGCTGGACTCCCTTGGTTTTGGTTGTTACATGCTAGGTGCCATGGCCACCAAAGATTAGCAATGTGATTCCAACCTGGATATCTCATGTCGTAATATTGGGAGTTCGACATATGGAATGATGTGGCGGTGCAGGGGTGTGGTCCGACATCGAAATGGGGGTGCACCGTGATGGTTATGTGCCAAACAACGTCACGATGGATACCCTAACGTCGTATTTTGTCAATGCCACTGCTGTCCATGCACTcctgtcctgaggctgctggaaTGGTGCCTTGTCTATTGTAATAGGAAAATAATAGATATACAACATAATTCATATAAGGCAGTGTGGAATATAAAACGAAACAAATGACCGGAACCTGTTTTTCTTCAGAATAATTACCAAGTACTTAATTACTTAGACATATAGTCATAGTGATAAGAGTGCTGAGCAGAGAAAAAAGAGGTACTTTGATAGGTATCTCACAAGTTAAGTTTATAATATAAGTAGGCTTTGTTACGAAGTTGAGTTCCAAAGTTAGCATGTTGTGTTGGTAAAAGGTACCTATATAGAATAGAAGAGTTATGGCTAGCTAAGGCAAATAGCTGAGCTATTTGAAGCTATACGGCTGTCGCTACCGTAGTGGAACATTGGCATATCGCTGAACGATTAGGATCCAAAAAATCTGCAGCTCAGCTAGCTATTTAGAACCTTCGTCAATAGATCGAAAATACTAAATTTGAGAACCGAGTCTAGCCCAGCTTCATTGCAGTAACTAGCATCACATGCACGATTTGTATGGCTCATAGGTTGCTTATAGTATCCCTGTTATTTTTAGTTCTGATTGCATATTTTGAtttctttctttccattttgtGCTGAGCTGTATCCCATTTTCAGGTACGTTTAAGCTGACTCTCCAGTTCAATGAAGAATATCCTAATAAGCCACCAACAGTTCGGTTTATTTCTCGGATGTTTCACCCTAACAGTAAGTTGTTTCACGTGATCTTTAAATACGTGTGTACACATGAAATAGTTAGATTAAATTGAGCTGGCATGCATTTCTAATTGAAAGATTGTTCTTAACGTATTTGTATTTCTAACTGAAATATTGATCTGTAACATACTACTAAGTGTATCTAATTTTTAAATCTATGCATATGTTTTTTGTAAATGGAGCCTACTTATTTTGTTTGCGCTTAGTTCTCTTGTTCCTTCTGTTTCAGAGACTTCCAACAATTAACTACTGTTCTTTGTATTTTGTTACCTGCTTTATAGATGTACACTTGTCGGTTGTGCTGTGAAGGCTTGATATTGATTTTATGCCGTGAACACATCTTTGCTGATTACCTTGAGCAAGCATGCTGCAGCCTTTACAGCACACTTTGAGTGCATGCGTAGCTTATGATTTTGAACTGATGAAACTCTCGCTTTCTTTTTACTCCGCTGATAGAAAGCCAAAAACAAGGATACAAATCATGTACTCTCCACTTCTACTTGTCATCGTGACCTTTTTCTTATGGCCTGCAGTTTATGCTGATGGAAGCATATGCTTAGATATCCTACAGAATCAGTGGAGCCCAATATATGATGTAGCTGCTATACTTACATCCATCCAGGTACAAAATAAGCAGCTCTGATTATTTATAGTTTTATACACCAACGTTTTGCAATGCCAGTTTGTTACACTTAACTATAGAGCATATATTTGAAAATTCAACTTTTCAATCTGTTCAAGCCTCGACTCATTACATATTGGTAGCTCTTCGGTGATACGTATATTTTCAACGCACTTGCTCCAATTGTTGGAGCATGTGGGGGATCAATTTAATTAGTGCATCTTCATTTGTTGGCAACTTCAACCAGCCAATCCACGCCCCGCTGCCTGTATCTTGCAGTAAATGCCTGGGATTCGGCCACCCACAGGCTAATTGCATCTCGGATGTTAGATGCAAAGCCTGTTATAATACGGACATGTGAACGGATCctgtctactccctccgtttctaaatataagtctttctagatgttcaactaatagactacatacggatgtatatagacatactttagagtatagattcattcattttacttcgtatgtagacatctagttaaatatcttaaaagacttatatttagatacAGAGGGAGTAATTGAGAAGCACAATCGCCAGAGTCTGTGGATGTGCAAGGGAGGTGGGCCACAGAGTAGTGTTCCTGCTTATACGCTGGGGGCAAATGCCTTCTCCCCACTCCCTCTCCTTGTGTCCATCCACATTATTCTCTTCCTGCAACAATGGTGAACTTTGGAGTGAATCACCTTCCGTACGTTCCCCATGGCTTCACCCAGGGCCGGAGCCAGGAATTCTGATATGGGTATGCAAAGTCGATTATTTTGTGAGACAACAATACATAAGATACGAAAGTCCACACAATAATGGAAGTAATAAGACTGCATTATTGTTTGTAACAAACAATCCCTCACATAATTTATTATGTTCAGATGTCAACGATAGAATCACATTTTATCAATATGATCACGATTTTGGAAACAATAAATGATGATTAAAATGCATAAATTCACCTTGTTTCTCTTGCATCTATTCTGTTGACATATATCAATTATTAATAATCAATTATTAATGATACCCACGATGGATTATTGGACATATATCAATTATAATCAAGAAATATAGGTTATATCATCTGTTCTCAAATTGATAATAAGGGGAAATGAAGAACTGATAGAACAAAAAGATAACCATGATGGATGTTGCCGCAGTTGGGGGAGTACGTACACGTCGTGGTTGGGCGTTGGACTTGCCAGTTGCTTGCCGGAGTGCCGGATGCGCGCACCGCTAACCATCGTCCTGCTGCCGTCACTGTGAACGACGAGGGCAGGGAGTGCCTACGCGGTAGCGGCTGAGACACTGATCTGATTGTTGACCCGCGCGCGGCCGCAGGATGCCCTAGTTCTTTCGTGCGAATCGTGTATCAATCAGCAATTCCTCCGCTCTGAGCCTTCGACCCCTTACGTTTGCCCAGCAGCAAACTTAAAAAGCCCGGTGGCGGGCCTAAGTGAGATATTGGCCCACGTGGAGGAAACCAGAACGTGGGAGGACGCCAGAAGCCATGAACAGTGCTTCTGCTCTTGTTTTTCCTGATTACACGCGTAAAAAGGCTACCATGCTTGATATATACACATGGACATATAAACTGAAATTATTTGACAAAAAATATTGGGTATACATTGCATACCCTTGAATTAGTCTAGCTCCGCCCCTGGCTTCACCATTAGAGAGGGGCGAGATCAGCGGGTCCTGCAAATGAGGGTTCGTTCTCTCCTCCGAGGATCCTCCTGATGTTGGTGACGCTTGTATCTTCCCGAACTAGAATCTGAGGAGCTCAAGCAGGAGGCAAGAGTGGCCATTCGTACCTATGTCAGAGTTGTCAAGGGAGAAACGGTAGCCATCTCAGGACATCACCCTCTGGCTGTTGGTCTCTTCCAGTTTCATCTGTTATGTCTAGAGGTCGCATGGTGCAAAATGCAAAATTCCCATCCTGATTTCTGAGTTCAACGGACCGTGTACCTTATCTTTTATCATGAATATGAGGCCAGGAAGTATCATTCAGGACCCATTTGAGTGCTGGGTTCTTTTACTTGGTTTATCGCAGTGGCTTATTAGGCAGTCCTGTATTTGGAAgataattaattctttttgaatACTGCTGCATTGGCATGAGCCGAGGGACAGCATGCACAAGGTTTTGGTTAGGTCTGCTGTTGAGGACTGTTAATAGCATCCCCACTGATCGTGCCTCGGGCCTAGATAGTTTTAGTGGGTTGTTCATTAAAAAGTGTTGGCATATCATTAGACATGATTTGTACAAGCTGTGTGAAGATTTTTCTATGGTACGGGTAGTTTACAAAGCATCCATGACATCCTTACTACCCTAAAACCCCCAAATCAGAAGTACATGGAGACTACCGCCCAATTTTCCAACACAACTGTTGCCTCAAAATCATCACTAAGGTGGCGTTTAGTTTGATGGCTGCGGGGTATTGGTTGGGGATATCTTTGGTTGTAAGGATGAGGGTTTGGTTGGATAGCCAAGCTTTTTTGTTTGGTTACATGAAAACATAAGTTGTTGGCTTGTTGTGATGCccttttttcacgagagatggtgaTTCTACCTCTTTGCATACAAAATTATTATTTCTCCAAACCAAATTAATTCACAAATTGATACATGTGCTGTGAAGTAAAATATATTATATATGACTATAATTAGACCAATATGTATATACTACCTCTGTTCACTAATGTAAGACGTTTTGACAGTTTGTTCGAACTGCCAAAGCGTCTTACATCAGTGAAATAATCTGGTATACCACACATGCATTCACAGTTTTCCCAATAAATATAGATGCATCCATTTTATACACACATAACATTTGCCGAAAGTTGCTCATAGCCTGAAAATTTGCTGAAGGTAGGCTTATAATTTGCTCTAATACTACTATGGCAGCAAAGGCAACCTATTGTTTGGTCAAAACCAGGAACTGTAGGACTAGCAGCAAGCACTGGCCATCGATCCAACCCAATTTATACATCGAGGTCAAATACACTGACACTTCAAACCCATAGTATGCAACGGATGGAGGCCACACCTTGAGGATGGGATGGCAGCGACCCACGGTGGAGATCTTGCCGGTGGCCATCACCGCTCACGCGAATCAGGTCGATGAGGCGGATGGGGTATGTGCCACTGCTCACCTAGTAGCCAGCCCTGCCGCTCGCACTCTTCCTGCAGACATAGAAGAAAGGAGAGGGCACGGTGAGAGGTGAGAGGAAATCCTAGGAAGAGAAAGAGGAGATGAGGCCCTGACATATCATCGTCGCTCGCTTTGCCGTATCTCTGTGCACAACCGCCACTGCCACAGCTAGGGATTAGCGAGAGAGACGGGATCTGGGTAGGCTGGGTTATTGTACAGGAGATAAAGGCGGGTGATAGGAGATTTTTTTTCAAGAGGGTGAGGGAATTGCGCGTCCGCAAGCTGGTTTCTCTCATCTGGTAGGTTTCCGCGGCTATCGTCAACCAACATATACAGAGTGTTCCCAAAATTGGGTTGCCCTTATCCCCGCAGACCTGCCATCCTTCCTTCCAAACTAGTGGTGTCACACCAAAAAGTGGACCTGTCCCTTGCATGGATGGCTACCAAACGCAAAAAtaccacctaaaatctcacctaatCGCCTTGAAAGTCATTCTTGACCTTGGGCACGGGAATCAATACGGATTCATCAAAGGCCTATAATGCTTGGAGTTCTGAATTTCTCCGTCGGTGCAATCAGTCTAATAGGGAGATTGTGGCGCTCAAACTATAGACTTAAGAAAAGCCTTTAGACATTGGAGGGCTCCACAATTATTACTATGCTTGAGGCCTATGGGTTTGATAGCCACTGGATCAGATGAATCAAGTTCCTCCTCAGTTCTGGTACTCCTGCTATCCTGCTCGTTTAATAGTAACATATTAAAGGCCTATCCTCAGTTTTGATACATATTAAAGGCCTGCTATCCTGTACATGGAAACCGTGTTGTGTTTCCAATCACtcagcatgtctctctctctttttttgacagcaatcacttTGCATGTCTCTGTTGGAGGCAACGGTGTTGGTTGTGGTTGTGCTGAACTAACCTGAGCTTTTGTCCCATTTGCAGTCGCTGCTGTGTGATCCTAACCCGAATTCGCCTGCTAACTCAGAAGCTGCCCGCATGTTCAGTGAGAATAAGCGAGAGTACAACCGCAAAGTGCGGGAGATTGTCGAGCAGAGCTGGACGGCAGACTAATGAGTTGAGTTCACCATGCGTTCTCATGCGGTCTCTGTATCAAAATGCTTGTAACTGAAATGGTTGAACTCCGTCTTTACCACCTGAAACAGCAACTTGCTTTGTTGCATCATTTGGCTGGACGGTTGGAAATGCCTATACTGTCTGTATGTGGAATACAAACATTTTGTAACGTCCTCTTGTGTGAGTTTGTAAGTTGTATCACATCACATTGACTCTGATCTGGGGCACAAATCTTCACTTGCTATAGTTGAATGGTGTagaagttcaaaaaaaatcatgaaaagaACGCAGTGGCTAAATATCATGAGCAATATTTAATCCTATTCGCGTGGTTATTCCGTAATAAGTTGAACACTAATTTCGATGCGGCTGTAGTTGGTTGAGTCAAAAAGGATGGACATGAAATTGGTCTAGTCTCGACTGAGCTTCTCTGGAATTCACATTCATCTTTTTATATAATTTCATCTTGTATCCATCTTATTATTGACGTTGCCTTGCTGCACATACGTTGCTCTGACACCATTTTCTTTGTGTGAATATTCCAAACGCAACGTCACATAATGCGGGTGCACCATCCCATGTCCCACCTTAAcaattactccctctgtttcaaaatataagaccttttaaagattacactcgaagactacatacggagcaaaatgagtgaatctacattctaaaatatgtctatgtacatccgtatgtagttcataatacaatatctaaaaggtcttatatttaaaaacgaagggagtaattATTAGTTAGCCTGTTTGTTCATCTCAACATCCACCCCTTCCAACCCTTTCTAATCTTTTCGACCGCTATAACAAATCATTACACGGAGGAGGGTCTTGAATCCATtgttatgtactccctccgttcctaaatataagtcttttaagagattttataaataaactacatacaaaacaaaatgaacgaatctacattctaaagtatgtctatatacatccgtatgtaattctctaatagaatctctag
Coding sequences within:
- the LOC123442938 gene encoding ubiquitin-conjugating enzyme E2 2-like: MSTPSRKRLMRDFKRLMQDPPAGISGAPQDNNIMLWNAVIFGPDDSPWDGGTFKLTLQFNEEYPNKPPTVRFISRMFHPNIYADGSICLDILQNQWSPIYDVAAILTSIQSLLCDPNPNSPANSEAARMFSENKREYNRKVREIVEQSWTAD